The Pimelobacter simplex genomic sequence ACCGCGAGGTCCGTGGCGGAGTCGCCGTCCCGCTCCGGTACGACGACCTGGATGCTCCCCGCCGCGAGCAGGTCGCTCGCCCGGACGTGCTGCGCGCGCGCCATGTCAGGAGCGTGGTCGACGTCCCCGTGCATGATCACGCTGGCGCCCTCGGGCGGCAGCGGGGTGAGCCAGGCCCGCTCGGCCGCGACGATCGTCTGGGCCGGCAGCAGCGCGAGGGCGCCGCCACCGCAGCCCTGGCCGAGCAGGACCGACACCGTCGGCACGCTCAGGGTGGTCAGGGTGGCGATGCAGCGGGCGATCTCGCCGGCCATCGCGCCCTCCTCGGCGCGCTGCGAGAGCTCGGCGCCGGGGGTGTCGATGACGGTGACCAGGGGCAGCCGGAGCTCCTCGGCGAGGCGCATCCCGCGGCGGGCGGCGCGCAGGGCGGCCGGTCCGAGGGGCTGGGTCTCGCTCTGGCGGGCGCGGTCCTGGCCGACGACGACGCAGGGCTGGCCGTCGATCCGGGCGAGCGCGACGAGGACGGAGGAGTCCCGCTCGCCCTCGTCGGTGCCGTAGAGGCGCACCCGCTCGGTCGTGCCGTGGCGCAGGAGGTCGCGGACGCCGGCCCGGCCGGACGCGCGCGTGGCCACGATGCTGTCCCAGGCGTCGCGCTCGACCAGGTCGCCCTCGCGACGCGGCAGGGCCGGTGCGGTGGGGGCGTCGACGAGGACGTGGAGCGTCCGGTCGACGAGCGCGGGCAGGTGCTCGGTGGGGACGACGGCGTCGATGATGCCCTTGGCGACGAGGTTCTCCGCGACCTGGACGCCGGGCGGGAACGGCTCGCCGTTGAGCGCCTCGTAGACCTTGGGACCGAGGAAGCCGACGAGCGCGCCGGGCTCGGCGACCGTGACGTGGGCCAGCGACCCCCAGGACGCGAACACCCCGCCGGTCGTGGGGTGGCGCAGGTACGCCAGGTAGGGCAGGCCCGCGGCACGGTGGTCCATCAGCGCGCGGGAGATCTCGACCATCTGCAGGAAGGCGGGGGTGCCCTCCTGCATCCGGGTGCCGCCCGAGGCGGTGGCCGCCAGGAGGGGCAGGCCCTCGGCGGTCGCCCGGCGTACGGCGGCCACGATGCGCTGCGCCGCGGCCCGCCCGATCGAGCCGGCCAGGAAGCGGAACTCGTTGACGACGACCGCGACGGGACGCCCGTGCACCAGGCCGCGGCCGGTGAGCACGGACTCGTCCGTGCCCGCCTTCTCGGCGGCCGCGCGCAGCTCGGCCTGGTAGGCCTCGGGGTGAGCGCTGATGTCGACGGGCGCGTCCCAGGAGGTGAAGGTCCCGGGCTCGAGGACGAGGTCGAGCAGGTCCCGGGCGCCGAGCCGGGCGCTCACGCCTCGCCCCGCACCCAGTCGCGGACGGCGGCGCCGTGCTGGTCGAGCGTGGGCGGCGCCCGGTGCCCGGTGGGCGTCTGCTCGGCGCCGTCGGCACCGAAGAAGCGCAGCGGCGGACCCGGCAGGGTGACCGTGCCGAGGGTGGCGTGCTCGACGTCGAGCAGCAGTCCCTGGCTGGCGGTCTGGTCCCAGTCGTAGACCTCGTCGAGGGTGCGCACCTTGCCCGCCGGGATGCCCGCGTCGGCGAGCTTGGCGAGCAGCTTCTCGGCGTCCCAGTCGGCGAAGACGCCCTCGACGAGCGCGATCGTCTCGGCCCGCCGGCTCACCCGCTCGGGGTTGGTCGCGAAGCCCTCCTGGGCCGGGTCGAGGTCGAAGGCCGCGCAGAAGCGGGCCCACAGCGCCTCGGAGCCGACCGCGATCTGCACGGCGCCGCCGGAGCAGCGGAACAGCCCGTAGGGCGCGATCGACGGGTGGTGGTTGCCCTGGGCCTGGCCGAGCTCGCCGCCGACGGTCCAGCGGGTGCCCTGGAAGGCGTGGACTCCGACGACCGCCGCCAGCAGCGAGGTCCGTACGACGGTCCCGCGGCCGGTCCGCTCGCGCTCGTGGAGCGCGGCGAGGACGCCGTAGGCGCCGTACATGCCGGCCAGGACGTCGGCGATCGGCGTCCCGACCCGCTGCGGGTCCTCGGGACCGGAGCCGGTCAGCGACATCAGACCCGCCTCGCCCTGGGCGATCTGGTCGTAGCCGGCCCGACCGCCCTCGGGGCCGTCGTGGCCGAAGCCGGTGATGGAGAGGGCGACCAGGCGCGGGTTGCGCTC encodes the following:
- a CDS encoding acetyl-CoA carboxylase carboxyltransferase subunit alpha/beta, whose translation is MSARLGARDLLDLVLEPGTFTSWDAPVDISAHPEAYQAELRAAAEKAGTDESVLTGRGLVHGRPVAVVVNEFRFLAGSIGRAAAQRIVAAVRRATAEGLPLLAATASGGTRMQEGTPAFLQMVEISRALMDHRAAGLPYLAYLRHPTTGGVFASWGSLAHVTVAEPGALVGFLGPKVYEALNGEPFPPGVQVAENLVAKGIIDAVVPTEHLPALVDRTLHVLVDAPTAPALPRREGDLVERDAWDSIVATRASGRAGVRDLLRHGTTERVRLYGTDEGERDSSVLVALARIDGQPCVVVGQDRARQSETQPLGPAALRAARRGMRLAEELRLPLVTVIDTPGAELSQRAEEGAMAGEIARCIATLTTLSVPTVSVLLGQGCGGGALALLPAQTIVAAERAWLTPLPPEGASVIMHGDVDHAPDMARAQHVRASDLLAAGSIQVVVPERDGDSATDLAVAVAAEVGQVLAGLGACPTSR
- a CDS encoding CaiB/BaiF CoA transferase family protein, with amino-acid sequence MGADQAARPDVEGFPSSLSGPLSDVLVVDLSRALAGPHATMMLGDLGARVVKVEAPGHGDDTRGWGPPFVTPDRGGERESTYFLSANRNKESIALDLKDPADRAVLLDLVDRADVIVENFRTGVLERLGLGLDRLQERNPRLVALSITGFGHDGPEGGRAGYDQIAQGEAGLMSLTGSGPEDPQRVGTPIADVLAGMYGAYGVLAALHERERTGRGTVVRTSLLAAVVGVHAFQGTRWTVGGELGQAQGNHHPSIAPYGLFRCSGGAVQIAVGSEALWARFCAAFDLDPAQEGFATNPERVSRRAETIALVEGVFADWDAEKLLAKLADAGIPAGKVRTLDEVYDWDQTASQGLLLDVEHATLGTVTLPGPPLRFFGADGAEQTPTGHRAPPTLDQHGAAVRDWVRGEA